The window CGTCCTCCGCGACCTCGAGCGTGATGTCGCCACGGTGCCGCAACGTCTCGGCCCCGAGGTGAGATAGCACGAGCCGGCGACAGCGCAGCTCGGCGGCGCGGGCGGCGATCTCGGGATAGGACACGTGGATGTCGAGGTGCGTCTCGAACGTCGAGCACTCGCAGATGAAGAGGTCCGCGCCGCTCGTGCGCGCGATGAACTCGTCCGTCCATCCGGTGTCACCCGAGTAGACGATCGTCTTGCCGCCGATCGTGAGCCGATAGCCGTAGCACACGAGCTCGCTCACGTGCGGCACGACGAAGGACTCCACCTTCACACCTTGGATCATCGTCGTCGCGGACGCGGGCAGCTCCGCATACGAAACGCGGAACGGCAGCGGCTCGCCACTCTGGCGCTCGTAGAGCGCCGAGAAGAGCGCCCGCACGCGGCGTTCGGTGCCCGGCGGCCCGTAGACGGCGAGCGGCCGCTGCCGGTCGCTCACGTAGAGATAGTCCATGAACAGGAACGGCACCCCGCCGAAATGATCGCCGTGCAGGTGGGAGAGCAGTACGAAGTCGATGCGCCCGGGCTCGATCCCGAAGCGGCGCAGGCCGTGCAGCACCGTGCCCCCGCAGTCGACCAGGAACGTGGCGCCAGGGCCTTCGACAAGATACGCGCTGTGTAGCCGCCCGCCCGCGCCGAAGGCGTCGCCCGATCCGAGCACGGTCACTTGCAGAGTCGACGCCATCAGCACCGCGCATTGCACTGTGCGCCGACTGGGACAGGAGTGGACACGGGTGTCACACTGGTGTCGACGCGCGCGCGCGAAACGAGCCTCAGTGGCCGAGGGAGGCGCGGCATGCTCATTGCTTTTTACGTGACAGAAGCGGGAATCACCAGAGGTGGACCATGTTGGGTACGTCGACTGATCCGGAGTTGCTAGGGCAAGCCTGGGGCCTCTTTCAGCTCGTGGCCGTGGCAGCCCTCGCGGGCTGGACGGCCGAGCGGCTGCTCGACACCGGGGTCCGTACGCGGGGCCTCCCCTTCCTGTCGGGACTGTTCGGGCTCTACGTCGGGCCTCACCTGCTCGATCTGACCGGTTTTCCGACCGGTCCGGAGATCGCAGGCGAGCCGCTGATCGCGGCTTTTGCGGGGGCGCTCGCCATCTGCGGCTTCCTGAAGCTCGCCTCGCTCGGCGCCGCCGGCCCGCGCTGGTGAGCCGCCGCTAGGGCGTTTGCGCGGGCGCCTGCGGGTGCTCGTCGACCATCGCGCGGAAGCGCCGTTCGAGCTCGGTGAAGGCCTGCTCCATGCGTCCCGCGCGCGCGGAGACGTCCTCGAGCTGCCGCCCGAGCTGATCGCGCTGCTGCTCCATCTCGCGCAGCCGGCGCTCGAGGTCCTGCACGACGTCGGTGCGGCGGACCAGCAGGTTCCCCGCGTCGGACTGGATCACGTACACGGTGGCGCCCGCGCCGATGAGCGCGCCCAGCAGGAGTGCGAACAGGAACCGAATCACGGCCGTCATGACGAAGCCTCCGCGAGCTGCCGGATCTCCCGTACAATCACGACGAGCGCCGGCAGGCTCGCTCGTCCACTCGCCTTCAGGTCCTCGATCATCGCACGCACCGCCGCGACGCGCTGCGTGAACCCTGCGCCCTCCGCCCGGCGCGCGAGCGACCGGCGCGCGGCGTGCAGCTCGGCATCGACGCCGTCGAGCGCCCGCACGACCCAGCGATCGTCGTCGGGCGACGGCACGAGCGCGCTCGCGAGCCAGGCGAAGTCGATCTCCGCGGCGAGCCCGAAATAGCGGCGCGCGACCGCCTCGAGCTCGAGCCCGGCGGCGCCGGCGAGCTGCACGACGTCGAGCGCGCTCGGGATCCATCCCGCGACCGCAAGGCTCAGCGCCGCCGGACCCAGACCGCACATCTCGAGGTCGGCGCGACGCTTGTGCAGAGCCTCGGCCTCCGGGCCCGCGAGCCAATCGCAGAGACGCGCGCGGGCGACCGCTGCGCCGCGTGCCAGCTCCGATGTCGCTTCGGCGATCGTGCGTGCCGGGTCGACGCCCTGGATCGTCCAGCGCGTCATCCGCCGCATGGCCTCTTCCAGCGCGAGCACGCACGTCACCTCGTCCGCGAATCCGATCCGACGGGTGCGGATCTCGTGCGCGATCGCGGCGCCGTCGACGAGCGTCCACGCGATCGCCCAGGCGCGGCACACGCCCGGGATCGTCGCGCCCGTCTCGCGCTGGAGCCGCGTCACGAAGGTCGCGCCGAGCGCGTCGACGAGTGTGTTCGCGACCTCGACGGCGACGATCTCGCGCCGCAGGCGGTGCGTGCGGACCGCGTCCGGCAGGTCGGCCACGATGCGACGCGGGAAGTAGCCGAGCAGATACGGCTCGAGCCCGGGATCGTCGGGCAGCGGCGACGCGCGCAGCGCGCCCTCGAGGTGGATCTTCGTATACGCCGTCACGACCGCCAGCTCGGGGCGCGTGAGCCCCGGGAACGTCGCCCGCCGCGCGCGCAAGGTCTCCCAATCCGGCAGCGCGAGCTGCGCGCGGTCGAGGCCGAGCGCGCGCTCGAGCTCACCCAGGTGATCGCAGAAGTCGTCGAGCCGCGACGCGCTCCGCCGCTGCTCGATCGCGAGGAGCCGGCCCTGGCTCGCGTTGTGGGCGAGCACGTGCTCGGTCACCTCGGGCAGCGCTACGGCGAGGAGCGCATTGCGCGCCTCCGCCGACAGCCGTCCCGAGGCCGTGAGCGGGGCGAGGCACACCTTCAGGTTGACCTCGTGGTCGGACAAGTCGACGCCGGCCGAGTTGTCGATGGCGTCGATGTTGATGCGACCGCCGGCGAGCGCGAACGCGATCCGCCCCCGCTGCGTGACGCCGAGGTTGCCGCCCTCCGCCACCACGCGGACCCGCAGCGCGGTGTGCGGCACGCGGACGCTGTCGTTCGTGGGATCGCCCACGGACGCGTCCGTCTCGTCGGTCGCGCGCACGTAGGTGCCGATGCCGCCGTTCCACAACAGATCGACGTCGAGTCCGAGGATCGCACGCACGAGCGCCTCGCCACTCATGGCTTCGTCGGCGACGCCGAGCAGGCGGCGTACCTCGGGTGTGAGACCGATCCGTTTGGCGCCGCGTAGCGCGAGCAGCGCGCCCGGCGAGCGCACGGCGGGATCGTACTGATCCCACCCCGCGACGGCTTTGAAGAGCCGCTCGCGCTCCGCGAAGCTCTTGGCCGGGTCTGGGTCGGGATCGATGAACACGTGCTTGTGGTTGAACGCCGCCACCAGGCGCAGGTGTGGTGAGCGCAGGAGCCCGTTGCCGAAAACGTCACCGCCCATGTCGCCGATGCCGATGACGCGCAGGGGCGCCGTGTCGGCGTCGATCTCGAGCTCGTGAAAGTGCGCCCGCACGCACTCCCAGGCGCCGCGCGCAGTGATGCCGAGCGCCTTGTGGTCGTAGCCCTGCGAGCCGCCCGAGGCGAATGCGTCGCCGAGCCAGAACCCGTTGTCGCGAGCGATGGCGTTCGCTTCGTCCGAGAAGGTGGCCGTCCCCTTGTCCGCGGCGACGACGAGGTACGGATCCTCCTCGTCGTAGATCCGCAGGCCCGCGGGATGTACGACGCGCCCGCCGACGACGTTGTCGGTGACTTCGAGGAGGCCGCGCACGAATTCGCGGTACGCGTCGACCGGCGCTCCACCGCGCAGGGGAACGAACGCGCCTTTGGCGCCGGTCGGTACGATGATCGCGTTCTTCATCGTCTGGGTGCGCATGAGGCCCAGCACCTCGGTGCGATAGTCCTCGGGACGATCGGAGAGCCGCAACCCACCCCGCGCCACGAGGCCCGCCCGCAGGTGGAGGCCTTCCACGATCGGCGCCCGCACGTAGATCTCGTAGCGGGGACGCGGGTCGCTCAAGAACGGCACGTCCGCGCACCGGATCTTCATGACGATCCGATCGGACACGGCGTCGCGCGCGAAGACGTTCGTGCGCACGGTGGCGGCGACCAGCGCCGCCAGCCCGCGCAGGCACTGGTCCTCGCGCAGCCGCTCCACGCGCTCGAGGCTCGCGACGAAGCGCGCCCGCGCGTCGGCGTCGGCGTCGCCATCGCCGCGGCCGAAGCGTGCCGCCACGCACGCGAACAGGCGCTCGGCCGGCTCGGGGTTGCCGGCCAGCGTCGCCCACACCTCGGTGCGCGTGCCGAGCCCCGCCTGTACGGCGTAGCCCGCGTAGCTGCGCAGGCAATCGACCGCACGCCAGTCGAGACCGGTCGCGACGACGAGGGCGTTCAGGGCGTCGTCCGGAACCCGGCCGCCCCGCACCGCGAGGATGAGATCGACCAGTCGCTTCCCGACCCGCTCCACGTCGAGCGGGCGGCCGGCGCGGTCTTGGACGAGGAAGCGGTGGAGGTAGAGCGGGACGGCGCTCACGGGCTCGATCCGCACGCGGTCCTCGACGAGGGTGCGCAATCCGGCGTGGTCGAGCCGCGGCAGGATCTCGGTCAGCACGAGCGGCGGGCCCGCGAGGTACGCGCGCAGCACGGTCGCCCCCTCCTGCGGTTCGCGATCGAACTCGATCTGCGGCGTACCGGAGGTGAGCGCGAGGTTCGCCAGCACGACGTCGTCGGCCGCGCGCTCGACGGTCGTCGAGGCGCGGTAGTCGGCGGGGAACGCGTCGGCGAAGCGCGCCCCGAGTCGCTCGCCGACCTCGACGCCGTGGCGCTCGATCAG is drawn from Candidatus Eisenbacteria bacterium and contains these coding sequences:
- a CDS encoding MBL fold metallo-hydrolase, with translation MASTLQVTVLGSGDAFGAGGRLHSAYLVEGPGATFLVDCGGTVLHGLRRFGIEPGRIDFVLLSHLHGDHFGGVPFLFMDYLYVSDRQRPLAVYGPPGTERRVRALFSALYERQSGEPLPFRVSYAELPASATTMIQGVKVESFVVPHVSELVCYGYRLTIGGKTIVYSGDTGWTDEFIARTSGADLFICECSTFETHLDIHVSYPEIAARAAELRCRRLVLSHLGAETLRHRGDITLEVAEDGLVIPL
- a CDS encoding NAD-glutamate dehydrogenase domain-containing protein, which translates into the protein MGVPAESGAKDRGRVAERLAALLARKVTAADAGALGAFTTQLLQRAQAYTGGVADEEAVQLVLSAFRFFQAPGPLPRVRVLTPTYLDEGWDAPGTVIETCIGDRPFIVDTVREELRAHGLEPRVLLHPIVAVTRDATGRAVQVDPPMHGASRESFLHIVVPRVTEPEKLATLESAIRARLDDIVLVTEDFGLALARAQAIATEFEQLGRTRDPRIAAEATAVGDFLRWLVDGGFVFLGYREYAFVDAPEGRMVHLRPGTGLGLLRREDRSAFRTPQPFEALSPVARRRVAGRRLLVVGKTHALAPVHRRVPMDDFGFAALDAAGNIVGERRFVGLLTSKAHAEEASEVPILRRMLRQILAAEGVISGSHDWKELVGVFNGLPKTLLFASSVDEVREDIQTILAAERTAEVLVRVRERGEGDLLTVLVVMPRSRVSGEARARVVRLVRERLDVELLEDHLDAGAEDIADAPARLHLTFTRGRAALDAATRATLEREVDAVLESWSVRLRELLIERHGVEVGERLGARFADAFPADYRASTTVERAADDVVLANLALTSGTPQIEFDREPQEGATVLRAYLAGPPLVLTEILPRLDHAGLRTLVEDRVRIEPVSAVPLYLHRFLVQDRAGRPLDVERVGKRLVDLILAVRGGRVPDDALNALVVATGLDWRAVDCLRSYAGYAVQAGLGTRTEVWATLAGNPEPAERLFACVAARFGRGDGDADADARARFVASLERVERLREDQCLRGLAALVAATVRTNVFARDAVSDRIVMKIRCADVPFLSDPRPRYEIYVRAPIVEGLHLRAGLVARGGLRLSDRPEDYRTEVLGLMRTQTMKNAIIVPTGAKGAFVPLRGGAPVDAYREFVRGLLEVTDNVVGGRVVHPAGLRIYDEEDPYLVVAADKGTATFSDEANAIARDNGFWLGDAFASGGSQGYDHKALGITARGAWECVRAHFHELEIDADTAPLRVIGIGDMGGDVFGNGLLRSPHLRLVAAFNHKHVFIDPDPDPAKSFAERERLFKAVAGWDQYDPAVRSPGALLALRGAKRIGLTPEVRRLLGVADEAMSGEALVRAILGLDVDLLWNGGIGTYVRATDETDASVGDPTNDSVRVPHTALRVRVVAEGGNLGVTQRGRIAFALAGGRINIDAIDNSAGVDLSDHEVNLKVCLAPLTASGRLSAEARNALLAVALPEVTEHVLAHNASQGRLLAIEQRRSASRLDDFCDHLGELERALGLDRAQLALPDWETLRARRATFPGLTRPELAVVTAYTKIHLEGALRASPLPDDPGLEPYLLGYFPRRIVADLPDAVRTHRLRREIVAVEVANTLVDALGATFVTRLQRETGATIPGVCRAWAIAWTLVDGAAIAHEIRTRRIGFADEVTCVLALEEAMRRMTRWTIQGVDPARTIAEATSELARGAAVARARLCDWLAGPEAEALHKRRADLEMCGLGPAALSLAVAGWIPSALDVVQLAGAAGLELEAVARRYFGLAAEIDFAWLASALVPSPDDDRWVVRALDGVDAELHAARRSLARRAEGAGFTQRVAAVRAMIEDLKASGRASLPALVVIVREIRQLAEASS